CATCATGCACATATGCACCATGAAATATTTCCTTTAATCTGTAAGGCGGCAAAAGATTTCAATATTAAAGTTATAAGATTATTCCCAAAAGCAGATCTTAACGATGCCGTATTTGAAAAATGCAAAAATGCAGTAAAAGACCATAATTTAAAACATGTAGATCATTTTATTGAAGGTTGGTATTGGGGAAATGTAGATGAAGCCTATCAGATAGCTGAGCTTATGACGCATCCCGGATATGGCGAACTTTGGCGCGAAGCAGAGCTGGCGCACTGCTGTCAGCCGGAATTAAAACAATATTTTATTGATAAAAAAATTGATCTTTTAAGGTTTAGCGATATTTTTTAACAAGTCGAGGAAGTCCCGTACTTCGATTCGCATCGTACTTCGATTAACTCAGTACCCTGAGTAACATCGAAGAGCTCACTCAGGATAAATGGTGAGCGGGCGCAAGCGAGTCGAACTACATCCGGGCACTGCCCCGCAACAGTAAATTAACGACAGTAGGTAGTAGATGGGAGTTAGTAGGTAGGAAAAGGTTTTTTCCTAAAACCCATCTACTAATACCTAAATCCTGCCGTTAAGAGTCTGGTCTACGGCTTGTTTATTTTTAAAAAAATATTCTTTCGCGGGAAAGGTAAAAGTAGTTTGTTATTACCTGTTTTCCCGTGAAAACAGGTTTTTTTATTTTTCGAGCAGTATCAACAGGTACACCGATGAATCAGCAACTATAATGTAGTTTTTGTTGAAAAAGGCACAAAAACTATGATTACACAGATAAGAGTCAAGATTACACAAATTAAACACCGACGAAATATCTGTGTAATCGCCTTTAAAAATCTGTGTAATCAGTGGCTGTTGAGGACTTTTTCAACAGACACTAATGTAACCAAAATAGGAGTTTGTTTTTAAAACTTTAACCGAACAGATAATGAGGATAAGTTAAGAATTTCAAATGTTTTTGGCAGTTAACTTAATTCTTACCACTTATCCCTTATCACTGCAGTTAGTGTAAATAATATGATACTCATAACAGGCGGCGTAAAATCGGGAAAAAGCACATTAGCCTTGGAACTTGCCCTAAAAATCCCCAAACCGAGGGTTTTTGTGGCAACCTCCGTGCCGTTTGACAGTGAAATGCGCTCAAAGATCAAGCGCCATAGAACGGAACGCGGAAACGGGTTTATCCTGCATGAGGAGCCGACGGAAATATCTGCCCTCATCGAAAAAGCAAAGGCAAATGTCGTTTTAATTGACTGTGTAACTACTTGGGTTGGCAATCTCATGCATTATGGGAAAAATACAAATTTATATTTCGCTAATCTTCTTGATTCCTTAAAAGGGAATGAGATTCTAGTTACTAATGAAGTCGGCCACGGGATTATACCCGAAAATCCTCTAGCAAGGGATTATCTTAACCTGCTCGGCAATATAAACAAGTCTTTAGCCAAACGTGCTGATGAAGTTTATCTTATGGTATCAGGTATAAAGGTAAAG
This portion of the Elusimicrobiota bacterium genome encodes:
- a CDS encoding ChbG/HpnK family deacetylase is translated as MKKLIINADDFGYRESINKGIIYAHKNGYVTSASLFVEKEATDNAVALAKENPSLGLGIHLDLDKYFEVDHSEGIIKHWINPKPLLDDVFNEAKRQIEKYLSFGFSADHIDSHHHAHMHHEIFPLICKAAKDFNIKVIRLFPKADLNDAVFEKCKNAVKDHNLKHVDHFIEGWYWGNVDEAYQIAELMTHPGYGELWREAELAHCCQPELKQYFIDKKIDLLRFSDIF
- the cobU gene encoding bifunctional adenosylcobinamide kinase/adenosylcobinamide-phosphate guanylyltransferase is translated as MILITGGVKSGKSTLALELALKIPKPRVFVATSVPFDSEMRSKIKRHRTERGNGFILHEEPTEISALIEKAKANVVLIDCVTTWVGNLMHYGKNTNLYFANLLDSLKGNEILVTNEVGHGIIPENPLARDYLNLLGNINKSLAKRADEVYLMVSGIKVKIK